DNA sequence from the Malus domestica chromosome 06, GDT2T_hap1 genome:
ATGTTACTGTGTCATGGTAATAAgggtgtgctatctacacaccccattttacttctcacacaccccttgataattttagtccgttgatattcttcaattcatccgatccgatgaccgaaaattaaaaaggtgtgagaagtaaaatgaggtgtgtggatgtCACACCCCTAGTAATAATTTATATTACTTCTTTTATTATACCCAAACCTATACCAGTTTGTAATATTCAACCAACTTTAAACCTTTTGGATTAGAACACGGGCAAATGAAAAAATAAGTTAATGCAAAATCTTTAGCACCTCAACTTGCAAAATATTTGCAATAAATTGAGATCTATCACAAACAAAACAGTGTCGAAACCAAAGATGCTAACTCCCAACACAATCAAAACTACATATAGGAAAAAGGAAATGAAGCTTAAAAAGCTTAAATTAGGGAaaagagttggagaagcaacAACTGACATTATTTACCAAGGCTTTTCAAGGTTGGCAATATAATGGATATGCTTCCCAGGAGCTTCAACTAAAGCTTGATAAATTGTTGAAATGGGTTGGAGCAGAAGTAATTTGAGTGCCTTCTTTCTGACtacccaaaaaaatatatattttaagattAGATATTACAAACTGCTGTACACATAGTAATAGAATCAGTGTTAATTTCTCCATTTTATAGCAATACCTCATAACAAATCATCGTCGACAAACGAAATgagttttagtttttgaattaaaaaagcCAAAACACATTTTCAGAGAGTCTGTTAGCCAGAGAAAATCAGAATAGCCAATAGCAGACAAATCCGGAAAAACAGATAGACACAAATAGAATCATtcaaattttgtattttgttaGTTTCTCATAGCAAGGAGTAAACAATTTAACACTTGAAAACCTGCAAGCCAGTGGCTCaaagatgaaaaaaaactgtacaAACCCAAATCAACTAAGTTACAAAATAACATCAGAGTCTGTGTAGCGAtctagttttttattttgtaattaaatttaatctCAATTTTTTGCCCAACAATGGAACCATCAGAGGTTGTGCAGCAATAGTGCACAACAGTTTAGTAAACACCATAAGTGAATGGGGATAAATTGAATATTAATACATCTACATCTATTAGAATAGCTAAACATGTAACATAATTCACACCAATAAACCatcattcaatttgaattttgaagtaATCTGTCCATATTGCCTAAACTACTTAACCGAAAGAGAACAAATTTACTggaaaatttctaatttttcctAATATGTTAGTAGAGAACAATTTCTTACATGTTTCAATATATCCACAAAAATGGTTCTTTTTCCTTATGAATCTGACACGGACACCTGCAACTCCCctatagaaataaaaaaacaacctgaaaaattaaaaggaaatgaTTAGACCCAATAGTCTCTGATGAAATCCA
Encoded proteins:
- the LOC103446283 gene encoding uncharacterized protein isoform X1 — translated: MMLLEILRGSFSIYNRLFFYFYRGVAGVRVRFIRKKNHFCGYIETFRKKALKLLLLQPISTIYQALVEAPGKHIHYIANLEKPWYTVVLKVFLIMLLCPVGQVYMTCSELGDTDRLIHP